The Mycobacterium sp. 3519A genome contains a region encoding:
- a CDS encoding WXG100 family type VII secretion target, whose translation MADFLGVTPPELRATSEHLYDVSNRMKEVLATLRERLAAEGVAWGDDEMGEQFADGPGGYLSQLKWVDGSVGAKTDLLDYYSRALKGAADSFERNDRP comes from the coding sequence ATGGCCGACTTCCTCGGAGTGACACCGCCCGAGCTGCGCGCGACATCAGAACACCTATATGACGTCAGCAACAGGATGAAGGAGGTCCTGGCCACATTGCGGGAACGGCTGGCTGCCGAAGGAGTCGCGTGGGGTGACGATGAAATGGGGGAGCAGTTCGCCGACGGGCCGGGTGGCTATCTGTCCCAGCTGAAATGGGTGGACGGGTCGGTCGGCGCCAAAACTGATCTGCTCGATTACTATTCGCGTGCCTTGAAAGGTGCAGCGGACTCCTTCGAGCGCAACGACCGGCCCTAG
- the mycP gene encoding type VII secretion-associated serine protease mycosin, whose amino-acid sequence MAIWRPFSGLACVAALVVGSSLAAPPAAHAITPPVVDPGPPPTGPVAPLDPTELKAICGIPTGVLPATDFRKQTSADAMLDYRAAWQFSTGAGQKVAVIDTGVNRHPRLRALEAGGDYVSNTDGLQDCDAHGTLVAGIIAAAPSPDDSFAGVAPDATILSIRQNSGAFGIQGSGGSSKDDPNATSTGYGNTQTLALAITRAVDLGATVINMSEVACAPVSAGLDDAAVGRAVRYAFERNVVVVAAAGNFNTQSMCNTQNVMTDPNQPLSKGWDTVGTIASPAWFEDYVLTVGAVTMSSAPAEFSLHGPWVALAGPGERITSLDPNGPGLINAQIGQQGLAPLNGTSFAAPFVAGVVALIRSRFPELTAGQVMDLIKRTARTPGEGPNPATGYGVVDPIAALTYQLTPTKTGPGQDAGTPISGPPQPDPGNVRARMIVLCATALSVALMAAAAALAAVRRRRH is encoded by the coding sequence ATGGCCATCTGGCGGCCATTTTCGGGCTTGGCCTGCGTTGCCGCGCTGGTCGTTGGCTCGTCTCTGGCGGCACCTCCCGCGGCTCATGCGATCACCCCGCCCGTCGTCGATCCGGGTCCGCCGCCCACTGGGCCGGTGGCTCCGCTGGATCCGACCGAACTGAAGGCGATCTGCGGCATCCCGACCGGTGTCCTGCCCGCCACCGATTTCCGGAAGCAGACCAGCGCGGACGCGATGCTCGATTACCGCGCCGCCTGGCAATTCTCCACCGGGGCGGGACAGAAGGTCGCGGTGATCGACACCGGGGTGAACCGTCATCCGCGGTTGCGCGCATTGGAGGCTGGCGGTGACTATGTCTCGAACACCGACGGGCTGCAGGACTGCGATGCGCACGGCACATTGGTCGCCGGAATCATCGCGGCCGCGCCGTCGCCGGATGACAGTTTCGCAGGGGTGGCCCCTGACGCGACGATCTTGTCGATTCGGCAAAACAGCGGTGCCTTCGGCATTCAGGGCAGCGGCGGCAGCTCGAAGGACGATCCGAATGCCACGTCGACCGGCTATGGCAACACCCAGACCTTGGCGTTGGCCATCACTCGTGCTGTCGACCTCGGCGCGACGGTGATCAACATGTCTGAGGTCGCATGCGCACCCGTATCCGCGGGCTTGGACGACGCCGCGGTCGGCCGCGCGGTGCGCTACGCGTTCGAACGCAATGTGGTGGTGGTCGCCGCGGCAGGCAACTTCAACACACAGAGCATGTGCAATACACAGAACGTGATGACCGATCCCAACCAACCGTTGAGCAAAGGCTGGGACACTGTCGGCACCATCGCCAGCCCCGCGTGGTTCGAAGACTACGTGCTGACGGTCGGTGCGGTGACGATGTCGTCGGCGCCTGCCGAATTCAGTTTGCACGGGCCGTGGGTCGCGCTTGCGGGGCCGGGGGAGCGGATCACGTCGCTCGACCCGAACGGACCCGGTTTGATCAATGCGCAGATCGGTCAGCAGGGATTGGCGCCGCTGAACGGCACCAGCTTCGCCGCGCCGTTCGTCGCCGGAGTGGTGGCCCTGATCCGGTCGCGGTTCCCCGAGCTAACCGCCGGGCAGGTGATGGACCTGATCAAGCGGACCGCGCGCACTCCCGGCGAAGGTCCGAATCCTGCCACCGGTTACGGCGTCGTCGATCCCATCGCCGCGCTGACATATCAACTGACGCCGACGAAAACCGGTCCGGGACAGGACGCCGGGACGCCGATAAGCGGTCCGCCGCAACCGGATCCCGGCAACGTGCGGGCGCGCATGATCGTGCTCTGTGCCACGGCGCTCAGTGTCGCGCTGATGGCAGCGGCGGCCGCACTTGCCGCAGTCCGTCGACGCAGGCACTGA
- the eccCa gene encoding type VII secretion protein EccCa — protein MSTQGFVRRLRVVPPRMPGGEVNLAAPPEVPRAIPSNLVMKLMPFVMIVAVIGMIALMITVGGRDMTKNPMFLLFPMMMIMSMAGMFMGGGARTGKAAAELNEERKDYFSYLANLRDESDETGSQQRTALEWSHPDPRALADVVGTRRMWERRPTDADYCHVRVGIGTHRLATRLLAPETGPPEDLEPVSTVALRRFVKTHSVVHALPTAVSLRAFPTVTFEGDRGQVQQLVRSMVLELCTFHGPDHVQVAVVTANPDGENWSWVKWLPHAQHHSVRDGMGAMRLLFPTLELLETSLAADLAERGRFTRNAAPTPGLRQLVVVLDDGYVSGDERLVTDAGLDSVTLLDLNGPRDGAIARRSLQLVVEGEDVAARTAVGVERFATPDAITIAEAESTARRIGRFRPANAAHIVSLEAESRAADPGLMALLKIPDAAEIDPEKVWRPRSARERLRVPIGITPTGQPLELDIKESAEGGMGPHGLCIGATGSGKSEFLRTLVLSMITSHSPEALNLVLVDFKGGATFLGLEGVAHIAAIITNLEDELTMVDRMRDALAGEMNRRQELLRSAGNFTNVGEYERARANGADLDPLPALFIVVDEFSELLSQKPDFAELFVMIGRLGRSLHIHLLLASQRLEEGKLRGLDSHLSYRIGLKTFSAGESRSVLGVPDAYHLPSVPGSAFLKCDASEPIRFNTSYVSGEYVKPRGPSRGRRTHLGVLAPKLFTASVVKKDPTPPVPVELQVVEPEPAQPSGPTKTTLLNMVVSRLRGHGRPAHEVWLPPLEESPAVNDLLPDAQWQAPQNINGQLWIPIGVVDRPYDQRRDILTVDLSGAQGNIAVVGGPQSGKSTALRTLIVSAAATHTPEQLQFYCLDFGGGTLTSLAKLPHVGGVAGRMDSDAIRRTVAEVAGLLRAREQRFRDLAIESMRDFRQRKAELAKLPPEVASQDPLSQDNFGDVVLVVDGWASIRSDFESLEQTLQSLAIQGLSYGIHLAISASRWMEIRPAVKDMLGTRIELRLGDPIDSEVGRRSAELVPIGRPGRGINAEKLHILTALPRLDSSSGVDDLPAGVAAAVEMVRAHYDTREAPRVRMLPHDVDRDAVISAARHLGPLSKSRIAIGINEDELAPVIVDFDSQPHLVAFADSECGKTGLLRNIAAGVMENATPSEAKIILVDFRRTMLGVITDEYLGGYATAPQSCADLMTALAGALRDRLPPDDITQQQLKERSWWTGPELFVLIDDYDLIGGGSLNHPLLPLVEYLPQARDIGLRVVITRRSGGAGRAMMDPIIGRLRDLSCNGLVMSGSKEEGGLFGGYKATAMPPGRGMLVSRSMKSGVIQLSRMPDL, from the coding sequence TTGAGCACGCAGGGTTTCGTGCGCCGCCTTCGGGTGGTACCGCCGCGGATGCCGGGCGGCGAAGTCAATCTCGCTGCGCCGCCTGAAGTTCCGCGCGCAATCCCCAGCAACCTCGTGATGAAGCTGATGCCCTTCGTGATGATCGTCGCTGTCATCGGGATGATCGCCCTGATGATCACGGTCGGCGGCCGCGACATGACGAAGAACCCGATGTTCCTGCTGTTCCCGATGATGATGATCATGTCGATGGCCGGCATGTTCATGGGTGGCGGCGCTCGCACCGGCAAGGCGGCCGCGGAACTCAACGAAGAACGCAAGGACTACTTCAGCTACCTCGCCAATCTGCGCGACGAGTCAGACGAGACCGGCAGCCAGCAGCGCACCGCCCTCGAATGGAGCCATCCCGACCCGCGCGCCCTGGCCGATGTGGTGGGCACCCGCAGGATGTGGGAGCGCAGACCGACCGACGCGGATTACTGCCATGTGCGCGTCGGGATAGGAACCCACCGGTTGGCGACGCGCCTGCTCGCCCCGGAAACCGGCCCGCCAGAAGACCTCGAACCGGTGTCGACCGTCGCGCTGCGCCGGTTCGTCAAGACTCATTCGGTCGTGCACGCACTTCCGACCGCGGTGTCGCTGCGCGCGTTTCCCACCGTCACCTTCGAGGGCGACCGCGGCCAGGTGCAGCAATTGGTCCGCTCAATGGTGCTCGAGTTGTGTACCTTTCACGGGCCGGACCATGTTCAGGTCGCGGTGGTCACGGCCAATCCGGACGGCGAGAACTGGAGTTGGGTCAAGTGGCTGCCGCACGCACAGCACCACTCCGTTCGCGACGGCATGGGTGCGATGCGCCTGCTCTTCCCGACGTTGGAGTTGCTGGAGACATCGCTGGCGGCTGATCTGGCCGAGCGGGGACGTTTCACCCGCAACGCCGCGCCGACTCCCGGGCTGCGACAACTGGTCGTGGTGCTCGACGACGGATACGTCAGCGGAGACGAACGGTTGGTCACCGACGCGGGCTTGGACAGTGTGACGCTGCTCGATCTCAATGGTCCCCGCGACGGCGCAATCGCACGACGCAGTCTGCAGTTGGTGGTCGAAGGGGAGGATGTCGCCGCACGCACCGCCGTCGGAGTAGAGCGGTTCGCCACCCCCGACGCCATCACCATCGCCGAAGCGGAGTCCACCGCGCGACGGATCGGTCGGTTCCGTCCGGCCAACGCCGCACACATCGTCAGCCTGGAAGCCGAGTCACGCGCCGCCGACCCCGGCCTGATGGCGTTGCTGAAGATCCCCGACGCCGCCGAGATCGACCCCGAGAAGGTATGGCGGCCCCGGTCGGCACGTGAGCGGTTGCGGGTGCCGATTGGCATCACCCCAACCGGTCAACCGCTGGAACTCGACATCAAGGAATCCGCCGAGGGCGGAATGGGTCCCCACGGGTTGTGCATCGGCGCAACAGGTTCCGGGAAATCGGAGTTTCTGCGGACCCTGGTGCTGTCGATGATCACGTCGCATTCGCCGGAGGCACTGAACCTCGTGCTCGTCGACTTCAAAGGTGGCGCGACGTTTCTGGGACTCGAGGGGGTGGCGCATATCGCGGCGATCATCACCAATCTCGAAGACGAGTTGACCATGGTCGATCGCATGCGCGACGCGCTGGCCGGTGAGATGAACCGCAGGCAGGAACTGCTCCGTTCTGCAGGAAATTTCACGAACGTCGGCGAATACGAGCGCGCCAGGGCCAACGGCGCCGACCTCGATCCGTTGCCCGCCCTTTTCATCGTGGTCGACGAGTTCTCCGAACTGCTGTCGCAAAAACCCGACTTCGCGGAGTTGTTCGTGATGATCGGCCGGCTCGGCAGGTCGCTACACATCCATCTGCTGCTTGCCTCTCAGCGCCTCGAAGAGGGCAAGCTACGTGGCCTCGATTCGCACCTGTCCTACCGGATCGGCCTGAAGACGTTTTCGGCCGGTGAATCGCGAAGTGTGCTCGGCGTGCCCGACGCCTATCATCTGCCGAGCGTTCCCGGCTCCGCGTTCTTGAAATGCGATGCCTCAGAACCGATTCGCTTCAACACCAGTTATGTCTCAGGGGAGTACGTCAAACCGCGAGGTCCGTCGCGGGGGCGCAGGACGCACCTGGGTGTGTTGGCGCCCAAGCTGTTCACCGCCTCGGTGGTGAAGAAAGACCCAACGCCCCCGGTGCCGGTGGAGTTGCAGGTCGTCGAGCCCGAACCGGCACAGCCATCGGGTCCGACCAAGACCACGTTGCTCAACATGGTGGTGAGCCGACTGCGCGGTCACGGCCGACCGGCGCATGAAGTGTGGCTGCCTCCACTGGAAGAGAGCCCCGCGGTCAACGACCTCCTGCCGGACGCGCAATGGCAAGCGCCGCAGAACATCAACGGACAGCTGTGGATACCCATCGGCGTGGTGGACCGGCCCTACGACCAACGCCGCGACATCCTGACTGTCGATCTCTCCGGTGCTCAAGGCAACATCGCGGTCGTCGGCGGACCGCAGTCGGGCAAGTCGACGGCGCTCCGTACGCTGATCGTCAGCGCCGCCGCCACGCACACCCCCGAGCAGTTGCAGTTCTACTGCCTGGATTTCGGTGGCGGAACGCTGACGAGTCTGGCGAAGCTGCCTCATGTCGGCGGCGTGGCGGGCCGGATGGACTCCGACGCGATCCGTCGAACCGTCGCCGAGGTCGCAGGTCTGCTGCGAGCCCGCGAGCAGCGATTCCGCGACCTCGCCATCGAGTCCATGCGCGACTTCCGACAGCGCAAAGCGGAACTGGCCAAGCTGCCACCCGAAGTGGCCTCCCAGGATCCGTTGAGTCAGGACAACTTCGGCGACGTGGTACTGGTCGTCGACGGATGGGCGTCGATCAGAAGCGATTTCGAGTCCCTTGAACAGACATTGCAGTCGCTGGCCATCCAGGGGTTGTCGTATGGAATCCACCTGGCCATCTCGGCATCGCGTTGGATGGAGATCCGTCCAGCCGTCAAGGACATGCTCGGTACCCGGATCGAGTTGCGGCTGGGAGATCCCATCGACAGCGAAGTCGGCAGGCGATCGGCCGAGCTCGTTCCGATCGGGCGGCCGGGCCGGGGAATCAACGCCGAAAAGCTGCACATTCTGACGGCGCTACCACGGCTGGATTCCAGTTCCGGAGTCGACGACCTGCCCGCCGGGGTCGCGGCCGCCGTCGAAATGGTGCGCGCTCACTACGACACCAGGGAAGCGCCCCGGGTGCGGATGTTGCCCCACGACGTCGACCGCGATGCCGTGATCAGCGCGGCCCGACACCTCGGCCCGCTGAGCAAGTCGCGAATCGCCATCGGAATCAACGAAGACGAATTAGCGCCCGTCATCGTCGATTTCGACAGCCAACCCCATCTGGTGGCTTTCGCCGACAGCGAATGCGGTAAGACCGGGTTGCTCCGCAACATCGCCGCCGGGGTGATGGAGAACGCGACGCCGTCCGAAGCCAAGATCATCCTGGTCGATTTCCGGCGCACGATGCTGGGGGTCATCACCGACGAGTACCTCGGTGGCTATGCGACGGCGCCGCAGTCGTGCGCGGATCTGATGACAGCGCTCGCCGGTGCGCTCAGGGACCGGTTGCCACCCGACGACATCACCCAGCAGCAGCTCAAGGAACGGTCGTGGTGGACTGGCCCTGAATTGTTCGTGCTCATCGATGATTACGACCTGATCGGCGGTGGCTCCTTGAACCACCCGCTGCTGCCGTTGGTCGAATACCTGCCGCAGGCCCGCGACATCGGTCTTCGTGTCGTGATCACCCGTCGCAGCGGCGGCGCGGGAAGGGCGATGATGGATCCGATCATCGGCAGGCTGAGGGATCTGTCCTGCAATGGTTTGGTGATGAGCGGAAGCAAGGAGGAAGGCGGGCTGTTCGGCGGGTACAAGGCCACGGCGATGCCGCCGGGGCGCGGAATGCTGGTGTCACGCTCCATGAAGAGCGGCGTCATTCAATTGTCGAGGATGCCCGACCTATGA
- the eccD gene encoding type VII secretion integral membrane protein EccD, with amino-acid sequence MTGIGELHSVEVVSAVPDQFRVSVLGENTQLDVAVPADVPVAAFLPELAQMVGSRQARRDDEVAHRDERRTFWVLSRVAGDVSLAPNETLREAGVSNGELLRISARRALSPPTLYDDVVDAAARLNRAAYAAWNPTAAKVMAFAGLWLVSAVWVIFLSADALAAHRTPLAIGAGFMTVAMVVAAAVVHRVLNIIDIAVATGWAGLATTTALVWLFARPWGATGLAIGCAALLVVAGVYYRVIGTGHWAYIAAAVIFAFGAAALTGRALDGRTDVIASVTAIITVLTCLAVPAMTRKWARLPTSAPGGRSGDDDPFTPSEVADSAEIPTAEQVRDRVRAVELTRSGLLAGLAVVAVASATVLLNTRTELSAFIFALVCAAVLALRSVAAPTWFERGATSVPALALTLIACVQAQSGAAPLRYAGVGVLATVMVLAVLAGSVVSRGSRISTALAYLDYLAVAALVPLALWPLGVYDRLGL; translated from the coding sequence ATGACCGGGATCGGTGAACTGCACAGCGTCGAGGTCGTTTCCGCGGTGCCGGACCAATTTCGCGTATCCGTGCTCGGTGAGAACACCCAACTCGACGTCGCGGTACCCGCGGATGTCCCCGTTGCCGCGTTCCTGCCTGAACTCGCGCAGATGGTCGGCTCACGTCAGGCGCGTCGCGACGACGAAGTCGCCCATCGCGACGAGCGGCGCACGTTCTGGGTGCTCAGCCGCGTCGCCGGCGATGTCTCATTGGCGCCCAACGAAACCCTGCGCGAAGCGGGGGTTTCCAACGGCGAGTTGCTGCGCATCTCGGCTCGACGCGCGCTGTCGCCCCCGACGCTCTACGACGACGTGGTCGATGCCGCGGCGCGCCTCAACAGAGCCGCCTACGCGGCGTGGAATCCAACGGCCGCCAAGGTGATGGCGTTTGCAGGGCTCTGGCTGGTTTCTGCGGTGTGGGTGATCTTCTTGAGTGCCGACGCACTGGCGGCGCACCGCACGCCGCTGGCCATCGGTGCGGGCTTCATGACGGTGGCCATGGTGGTGGCCGCGGCGGTCGTGCACCGTGTGCTGAACATCATCGACATCGCCGTTGCCACCGGGTGGGCGGGACTGGCGACGACGACTGCTCTGGTTTGGCTGTTCGCGAGGCCCTGGGGCGCAACTGGTCTCGCGATCGGCTGCGCGGCCCTCTTGGTCGTGGCAGGGGTGTACTACCGGGTGATCGGCACGGGCCATTGGGCCTACATCGCCGCTGCCGTGATCTTCGCCTTCGGCGCCGCCGCGCTGACCGGTCGCGCGTTGGATGGCCGCACCGACGTTATCGCGTCGGTCACGGCGATCATCACCGTGCTGACATGCCTGGCGGTACCGGCGATGACGCGAAAGTGGGCCCGATTGCCGACGTCGGCGCCTGGCGGGCGGTCCGGTGACGACGACCCGTTCACGCCGTCGGAGGTGGCCGACTCGGCTGAGATACCGACCGCGGAACAGGTCCGGGATCGGGTGCGCGCGGTGGAGTTGACGCGCTCCGGTCTGCTGGCGGGTCTGGCAGTCGTCGCGGTGGCCAGCGCTACGGTGTTGCTGAACACGCGAACGGAGTTGTCGGCGTTCATTTTTGCGTTGGTCTGCGCCGCAGTGCTCGCATTGCGCAGCGTCGCGGCGCCGACCTGGTTCGAGCGCGGTGCGACATCGGTGCCCGCTCTCGCGCTGACGTTGATCGCCTGCGTGCAAGCGCAGTCCGGCGCGGCGCCGCTGCGGTACGCGGGTGTCGGCGTGTTGGCGACGGTCATGGTGCTCGCGGTGCTCGCCGGTTCCGTCGTCTCGCGCGGTAGCCGGATATCGACTGCGCTGGCGTACCTGGACTACCTCGCGGTGGCCGCGCTCGTGCCGCTGGCTCTATGGCCGCTCGGCGTCTACGACCGCCTGGGTCTGTGA
- a CDS encoding YbaB/EbfC family nucleoid-associated protein — translation MVEEDAVLNNDELRHEMTEVLALVQEQMADLAAMEQKRAALTATAVTADGMVEVTVNAQGQLVKTVIDEAYLDDHEFDELANHITQAAQEAAGNAARQITELLAPIGERRKRLPPLSDIVDGAPDLRDLVPSWSQPVAATGPRQQHDDDDGREDSAFPTVRR, via the coding sequence GTGGTCGAGGAGGACGCGGTATTGAACAACGATGAGCTGCGTCACGAGATGACTGAAGTGCTCGCCCTCGTCCAGGAACAGATGGCCGATCTCGCTGCGATGGAGCAGAAGCGGGCCGCGTTGACAGCTACGGCCGTCACCGCCGACGGCATGGTCGAAGTGACCGTCAATGCGCAAGGTCAACTGGTGAAGACGGTGATCGACGAGGCGTATCTCGACGATCACGAATTCGACGAACTGGCCAATCACATCACTCAGGCCGCGCAGGAAGCGGCGGGCAACGCGGCACGGCAGATAACCGAACTCCTGGCCCCGATTGGCGAACGCCGCAAAAGACTTCCCCCGCTGTCCGACATCGTGGACGGCGCCCCCGACCTACGGGACCTGGTGCCCTCGTGGTCCCAGCCCGTCGCCGCGACGGGTCCGCGGCAACAGCACGATGACGACGATGGCAGGGAAGACAGCGCATTTCCCACGGTGAGGAGATGA